In the genome of Leptospira noumeaensis, one region contains:
- a CDS encoding N-acetyl sugar amidotransferase — MKICSRCLYSELHPLKITIDEDGVCSGCRIHEEKDLLDWNARFQKLKQITENYRNQSGNNYDCIVPVSGARDSYFIVHTVKNVLGLNPLLVTYNKHYNTDLGIRNLANLRIKFNLDIMTLTVSPETVKKITRGTFRKMGSIYWHCIAGQTVYPVQVAVKFKIPLIIWGAHQGIDQVGMFSHLNEVEMTRKYRKEHDLMGFEAEDLIDEFDGIEESDILQFRYPHDKEIERIGVRGIYLNNYIRWDSKAQHEKMIELYDYETSEQTRTFDTYNDVDCFNYSDVHDYIKFIKHGYGKVTDHVCREIRLRRLSREDGIKLIKEYSIKGPKNLNQFLKWFGMTENGFKFILDQHRNPKIWFRNQNWEWELKNPDPFQNENSRKSEIDQVRLDLVENECKFRYTQNKRPDFLDDNYILIGKGYYK, encoded by the coding sequence ATGAAGATTTGCAGTCGTTGTTTATATTCGGAACTTCATCCACTCAAGATTACAATTGATGAAGATGGAGTCTGCAGTGGGTGCCGAATCCATGAAGAAAAAGACTTACTCGATTGGAATGCGAGATTTCAAAAATTAAAGCAGATAACAGAGAATTACCGTAACCAATCAGGAAATAACTACGATTGTATCGTGCCAGTCAGCGGAGCAAGGGATTCTTATTTTATAGTTCATACAGTAAAAAATGTATTAGGTCTTAATCCTTTATTAGTTACATACAACAAACACTACAATACGGATCTGGGAATTCGCAACCTTGCCAATCTTCGAATCAAATTTAATCTTGATATCATGACACTTACGGTAAGTCCTGAGACGGTAAAAAAAATCACACGCGGCACGTTTCGAAAAATGGGTAGTATTTACTGGCATTGTATTGCGGGACAAACCGTATATCCAGTGCAAGTGGCTGTGAAATTTAAAATCCCTTTGATCATTTGGGGCGCCCACCAAGGTATCGATCAAGTGGGGATGTTTTCTCATCTTAATGAAGTCGAAATGACTAGAAAATACCGAAAAGAACATGATTTAATGGGTTTCGAAGCTGAAGATCTAATTGATGAATTTGATGGAATTGAAGAATCGGATATTTTGCAGTTTCGTTATCCGCATGACAAAGAGATTGAACGAATCGGAGTTCGCGGAATTTATCTGAACAATTATATCCGCTGGGACAGCAAAGCGCAACATGAGAAAATGATTGAGCTTTATGATTATGAAACTAGTGAACAAACACGAACCTTTGATACTTACAATGATGTTGATTGTTTCAATTATTCTGATGTTCACGATTATATAAAGTTTATTAAACACGGATATGGAAAGGTAACAGACCATGTTTGTCGAGAGATCCGACTTCGTCGACTCAGCAGAGAAGACGGGATTAAGTTAATAAAAGAATACTCAATAAAAGGGCCTAAAAATCTGAACCAATTTTTGAAATGGTTCGGAATGACTGAAAACGGGTTTAAATTTATTTTAGATCAACATCGAAATCCAAAAATATGGTTTAGAAATCAAAATTGGGAATGGGAACTAAAGAATCCAGATCCATTCCAAAATGAAAATAGTAGAAAGTCTGAAATAGATCAAGTTAGATTGGATCTTGTCGAAAACGAATGTAAGTTTAGATATACCCAAAATAAAAGACCAGATTTTTTAGATGATAATTATATTCTAATCGGGAAAGGATATTATAAGTAA
- the hisF gene encoding imidazole glycerol phosphate synthase subunit HisF gives MLKKRIIAVVIVKDDIVIQSIGFRKYLPIGKPEITLEFLTSWGIDEIVYLDISATKDQKLPNYEMIRRAAKKCYVPLTVGGGIRQMDQVHELMSAGADKVSLNQIAWNEISFVKEVALAYGNQCVVASVDVLKTSNGYKVYDYTKKQATGMDPTDYAKKLADYGAGEIFINSVDRDGTYLGYDLDLIQSVTNSVHIPVICCGGARNAADMVQVFSKTNVSAAAAANFFHFTEHSVNVSKSIVYKNENIRLETHANYSENTFDSDMRLTKKDDKILEEMLFLRIEKETI, from the coding sequence ATGCTTAAAAAACGAATCATAGCAGTAGTCATCGTGAAGGACGATATCGTAATACAGAGTATCGGCTTTCGTAAATATTTGCCTATAGGCAAACCAGAGATAACATTAGAATTTCTTACCTCATGGGGCATTGACGAAATTGTTTATCTCGATATTTCAGCAACAAAGGATCAAAAACTGCCGAATTACGAAATGATCCGGAGGGCAGCAAAGAAATGTTATGTTCCGCTTACTGTTGGCGGTGGGATCAGGCAAATGGACCAAGTTCATGAGTTGATGAGCGCTGGTGCAGATAAAGTTTCCTTGAATCAGATTGCTTGGAATGAGATTTCCTTTGTTAAGGAGGTTGCCTTAGCTTATGGAAATCAATGCGTAGTGGCATCAGTTGATGTCCTTAAAACTTCAAATGGCTATAAGGTTTACGATTACACAAAAAAACAAGCCACTGGAATGGATCCTACTGATTACGCAAAGAAACTTGCAGACTATGGTGCTGGTGAAATTTTTATAAACTCAGTGGATCGAGATGGAACTTATCTAGGTTATGATTTAGATTTGATTCAGTCGGTTACAAATTCAGTCCATATACCGGTAATTTGTTGCGGTGGTGCGAGAAATGCAGCGGATATGGTTCAAGTTTTTTCAAAAACAAATGTTTCTGCGGCAGCTGCTGCTAACTTTTTTCATTTTACTGAGCACAGCGTTAATGTTTCAAAATCTATTGTTTACAAAAATGAAAATATTCGTTTAGAAACTCATGCAAATTATTCAGAGAATACATTTGATTCTGATATGAGACTCACTAAAAAAGATGATAAGATTTTGGAGGAAATGCTTTTTCTCCGAATTGAAAAAGAGACTATATGA
- the hisH gene encoding imidazole glycerol phosphate synthase subunit HisH, with amino-acid sequence MNTKLKIGIIDYGVGNTCSIFNALSYLSYSKVSITDKESEIESMDALIFPGVGAFDEACKQLAKRQLAPVLNEQVLVKKKPILGICLGMQLFATSSEENGLHEGLNWIPGQVKKIDTNNQFPIPHVGWNDINIEKEEPIFKNNSDHVHFYFDHSYHFECESKFISSWCDYGAKITASVQKDNIFGVQFHPEKSHISGLKLFRSFLSSI; translated from the coding sequence TTGAATACCAAATTAAAAATTGGTATCATTGACTACGGAGTCGGCAATACCTGCTCCATTTTCAATGCGCTTTCTTACTTAAGTTATTCGAAAGTATCGATCACAGACAAGGAAAGTGAGATTGAGTCAATGGATGCTCTCATCTTTCCTGGAGTTGGTGCTTTTGATGAGGCGTGCAAACAGCTTGCAAAGAGGCAATTAGCACCGGTTTTGAATGAACAAGTATTGGTGAAGAAAAAACCAATTCTTGGAATTTGTCTCGGTATGCAACTCTTTGCAACAAGTTCAGAAGAAAATGGACTTCATGAAGGTCTTAACTGGATTCCAGGACAAGTGAAAAAAATAGATACAAACAATCAATTTCCAATTCCACACGTAGGTTGGAATGATATAAATATCGAAAAGGAAGAACCAATATTTAAAAATAATTCCGATCATGTTCATTTTTATTTTGATCACAGTTATCATTTCGAATGCGAATCGAAATTTATTTCTTCTTGGTGTGATTATGGAGCCAAGATCACAGCATCTGTTCAAAAGGATAATATATTTGGCGTACAATTCCATCCTGAAAAAAGCCATATCAGTGGTTTGAAACTTTTTAGAAGTTTTTTATCTTCCATATAA
- a CDS encoding N-acetyl sugar amidotransferase, with translation MKFCKSCLQPDTRPNSVFYSDGICPACKYHDSLKDVDWEDRKSELEAIVSFGKANNHSGYDCIIGVSGGKDSLRQALFVKETLKMKPLLVSLGYPPEQVTQRGVENISNMISHGFDCVTINPAPGIWRDLKRKGFRQYTNSFRSTELALFSSVPKFAIAYQIPLIWWGENSALQLGETAILGKSGSDGNNLRKMNTLNGGDITWIISEEIKKNQILQYCYPSPEEMEQANLRITFLGYFWKDWSLVNNGIFSMLRGLEIRDDKPWEIGDPYGVTALDDDFVTFNQMIKYLKYGFGRVTDYVNEEIRNGSMTREEGISLVQKYDGTCSPYYIEKFANYIGITVREFWEQLDQSVNRDLFEKVSLGEYKPKFTVGVGL, from the coding sequence ATGAAATTTTGTAAATCTTGCCTACAACCTGACACAAGACCAAATTCAGTCTTCTATAGTGACGGGATTTGTCCTGCTTGTAAATACCACGACTCGTTAAAGGACGTAGATTGGGAAGACCGTAAAAGTGAGTTGGAAGCGATTGTCAGCTTTGGTAAGGCAAATAATCATTCTGGATATGATTGTATCATTGGTGTTAGTGGTGGGAAAGACAGTCTAAGGCAAGCACTCTTTGTTAAAGAAACCTTAAAAATGAAGCCACTCCTGGTTTCGCTCGGTTATCCTCCGGAACAGGTCACACAGCGAGGAGTCGAAAATATATCCAATATGATTTCTCATGGTTTTGATTGTGTTACGATCAATCCTGCACCTGGGATTTGGAGAGACCTAAAACGGAAAGGTTTTCGGCAGTATACCAATAGTTTTCGATCTACGGAATTAGCTTTATTTAGCAGTGTTCCCAAATTTGCGATAGCCTACCAGATCCCACTTATCTGGTGGGGGGAAAATTCTGCCTTACAATTGGGTGAAACAGCAATCTTAGGAAAAAGCGGAAGTGATGGTAACAACCTTCGAAAAATGAATACATTGAATGGCGGTGATATAACTTGGATTATTTCAGAGGAAATCAAAAAAAATCAAATCCTCCAGTATTGTTATCCGAGTCCTGAAGAAATGGAACAAGCTAACTTACGAATTACTTTTCTAGGTTATTTTTGGAAGGATTGGTCACTTGTCAATAATGGAATATTTTCAATGTTACGTGGTTTAGAAATAAGAGATGATAAACCTTGGGAAATTGGAGATCCGTATGGAGTTACCGCTTTAGATGACGATTTTGTGACTTTTAACCAAATGATAAAATATCTAAAATATGGTTTTGGTAGAGTGACTGATTACGTGAACGAAGAAATACGAAATGGATCAATGACTCGGGAAGAAGGCATTTCATTGGTTCAAAAATATGATGGAACCTGTTCTCCTTATTATATTGAAAAATTTGCAAATTACATTGGCATCACTGTTAGGGAATTTTGGGAACAGCTGGATCAATCAGTGAATAGGGATCTATTTGAAAAAGTATCACTGGGTGAATACAAACCTAAATTTACGGTAGGTGTGGGACTTTGA
- a CDS encoding cytidylyltransferase domain-containing protein, translated as MINNKSVVCIITARGGSKEVPGKNIKSIQGKPLIAWTILAAKKSKYIDRVVVTTDSEEIIKVSKEFGADVPFKRPDNISGDKAKQEDAIFHAMEYFEKQEGVKYDYIVILTPTHPLRDEIEIDLVIEALVNDPNAKAYVTMIEAKANPLHCNTIPENNSLADFLSDDVKLKNRQELPTYFQPSGSTSVIEWDCFAKNGSIFTNDSYAYLTDSISGHDINSVIDFKVAEVLMKEKYHSL; from the coding sequence ATGATAAATAATAAATCAGTTGTTTGTATCATCACCGCTAGAGGTGGGTCGAAGGAAGTTCCAGGTAAAAATATAAAATCGATACAAGGAAAACCTTTAATTGCTTGGACAATACTGGCTGCTAAGAAATCGAAATACATTGATAGAGTGGTTGTAACTACGGATTCTGAGGAAATTATAAAAGTTTCGAAGGAGTTCGGTGCTGATGTACCTTTTAAGCGGCCAGATAATATTTCCGGTGATAAAGCAAAACAAGAAGATGCAATTTTCCATGCAATGGAATATTTTGAAAAACAAGAGGGGGTTAAATACGATTATATTGTTATTCTCACACCTACCCATCCATTACGGGATGAAATCGAAATTGATTTAGTGATAGAGGCATTAGTTAATGATCCTAATGCAAAAGCCTATGTAACAATGATAGAAGCAAAGGCAAATCCCCTCCATTGCAACACGATTCCTGAGAATAATTCTTTGGCTGATTTTTTATCTGATGATGTAAAGTTAAAAAACCGTCAGGAATTACCGACTTATTTTCAACCGAGCGGGTCAACTTCGGTGATTGAATGGGATTGTTTTGCGAAGAATGGTTCTATTTTTACAAACGATTCCTATGCATATTTGACTGATTCTATTTCTGGTCACGATATCAATTCAGTAATTGATTTCAAAGTTGCTGAAGTCCTTATGAAAGAAAAATATCACTCTTTATGA
- a CDS encoding SDR family oxidoreductase yields MDLGLKNKKCFVMSASKGIGKGIATALAAEGASVTISSSNMENLKIASSEIDSKTNIRPSILEADAKNITEYLKKVSDLFNSLDGVDILITNSPGPSPIHCDQISETNLQGSLDVNLKIQILTSQLALPFMVKKKWGRLIHLTSTTAKEPEEGMVLSNLTRAAVGAYSKTISREYGKHGITSNSILTGGVLTDRTFELSKREAIEKNVSVDEIINNSNQLFPTGYFPKPLEFGEIIAFLCSPNAGFLNGLSLPVDGGLLRSH; encoded by the coding sequence ATGGATCTTGGTTTGAAGAATAAAAAGTGTTTTGTTATGTCCGCAAGCAAGGGAATCGGAAAGGGAATTGCAACTGCTTTGGCTGCTGAAGGAGCTAGTGTTACTATTTCTTCATCCAATATGGAAAATTTAAAAATTGCATCTAGTGAAATTGATTCAAAAACAAATATCAGGCCTAGTATACTAGAAGCTGATGCCAAAAATATAACTGAATATTTAAAGAAAGTATCGGATTTGTTCAATTCCTTAGACGGAGTAGATATCCTGATCACCAATTCACCGGGTCCTTCTCCGATTCATTGCGATCAAATTTCTGAGACAAATCTTCAGGGTTCGTTGGATGTAAATTTGAAGATCCAGATTTTAACTTCACAATTGGCGTTACCCTTTATGGTCAAAAAAAAGTGGGGCAGGTTGATACACTTAACGTCTACTACGGCAAAAGAGCCGGAAGAAGGTATGGTCCTTTCTAATTTAACAAGAGCTGCTGTTGGCGCCTATAGTAAGACAATTTCTCGTGAGTATGGAAAACACGGAATTACCAGCAATTCTATACTGACAGGCGGAGTTTTAACCGATCGCACTTTTGAATTATCAAAGAGAGAGGCAATCGAGAAAAATGTATCAGTTGATGAAATTATAAATAATTCAAATCAGCTTTTCCCAACGGGTTATTTCCCGAAGCCATTAGAGTTTGGAGAAATTATTGCATTTTTATGTTCACCAAATGCCGGCTTTTTGAATGGATTAAGTCTTCCTGTTGATGGGGGGCTTCTGAGGAGCCACTGA
- a CDS encoding 3'-5' exoribonuclease domain-containing protein, whose amino-acid sequence MKLVFFDTEFTGERADTTLVSIGLVTLSGESAYFTLNDYDQSQVSDWLKENVLSMIDSSQSVSSKETAEGIRVWLEKQAGDDKISLVSFGKTNDIILLFNLWKNFKEDPSQFHFLYDLPPYLNHAEHIDFCTLLVTAGVSLSSFDKEKYAMLDKVGKKHNALYDAELLRSCFLRLVLESDILSQFRKRIGLALFDGIVFSEETNLNFTASHVENGSQFSNAIENFLSNDPFSIKQISKQNQQSSVYIVEQKNKKYILRSFSLAESRIVETQSELLNLLPEDIMIRPISVAGKKHYVFNTSDLSFIIYPYLDGQPFNGRPEKLTNIIDSAMNLFELLNSKQLNSKLVTLDYSVWNVDVLNIWKDKDFFIDKIVNEVSAPIGNYIKTYYDEIIQELENVIENRDKFSSNAFVHADLNHSNVIVDDEKVRFIDLEDLCFSNVGISVTHCVFKICRHSIFTKQMNLNEFKLKFVSEIRPMLEKSKISQNNLLDFNLYGIARIYFDLFAITEYFFLRKDRRYMYDLNKKFSNLIEFKRMFY is encoded by the coding sequence GTGAAATTAGTTTTTTTTGATACAGAATTTACCGGGGAGAGAGCCGACACTACTTTGGTTTCTATTGGATTGGTCACTCTTTCAGGAGAAAGTGCATACTTTACTCTGAATGATTATGACCAATCCCAGGTTAGTGATTGGCTAAAAGAAAATGTCCTCTCGATGATCGATAGTTCCCAAAGCGTATCAAGTAAAGAAACCGCCGAAGGTATTCGTGTATGGTTAGAGAAACAAGCTGGCGATGATAAAATTTCCCTAGTTTCTTTCGGTAAAACAAACGATATTATTTTGTTGTTTAATCTTTGGAAAAATTTCAAAGAGGATCCTTCTCAATTTCATTTTCTTTATGATCTCCCGCCTTATCTAAATCATGCTGAACATATCGATTTTTGTACTCTACTTGTGACAGCCGGAGTATCCTTGTCATCCTTTGATAAGGAAAAATATGCAATGTTAGATAAAGTAGGGAAAAAGCATAATGCGTTATATGACGCAGAATTGTTGAGAAGTTGTTTTTTAAGATTAGTTTTAGAGAGCGATATTCTTTCTCAATTTAGAAAACGAATCGGCTTGGCTTTGTTTGATGGAATTGTTTTTTCTGAAGAAACGAACTTAAATTTCACCGCAAGTCACGTGGAGAACGGATCGCAGTTTTCTAATGCCATAGAAAACTTTTTATCGAATGATCCATTTTCCATTAAACAGATTTCCAAGCAGAACCAACAAAGTTCTGTCTATATTGTAGAGCAGAAAAATAAAAAATACATTCTGAGATCATTTTCTTTAGCTGAGTCAAGAATAGTAGAAACTCAATCAGAATTGTTGAATTTACTCCCAGAAGATATTATGATTCGGCCAATTTCTGTAGCAGGAAAGAAACATTATGTATTTAATACTTCTGATCTTAGTTTTATAATATATCCGTATCTGGACGGTCAGCCATTTAATGGACGGCCTGAAAAATTAACAAATATTATCGATTCAGCGATGAATCTATTTGAGTTACTAAATAGTAAGCAGTTGAACTCCAAATTGGTTACCTTAGACTATTCGGTATGGAATGTAGATGTTCTTAATATCTGGAAAGATAAGGACTTTTTTATCGATAAGATTGTAAATGAAGTATCAGCTCCCATCGGAAATTATATAAAAACCTATTACGATGAGATCATTCAAGAATTGGAAAATGTAATTGAAAATAGAGATAAATTCTCTTCGAACGCATTTGTTCATGCTGACTTAAACCATTCTAATGTGATCGTTGATGATGAAAAAGTTCGATTTATTGATCTTGAAGATCTATGCTTTTCGAATGTAGGGATTTCTGTAACTCACTGTGTCTTTAAAATTTGTCGTCACAGCATTTTTACAAAACAAATGAATTTAAATGAATTTAAGCTTAAGTTTGTAAGTGAGATTCGGCCAATGTTAGAAAAAAGTAAAATATCGCAAAATAATCTGCTCGATTTTAATCTCTATGGTATTGCTAGAATTTATTTCGATTTATTTGCAATAACCGAATATTTTTTCCTTAGAAAAGATAGAAGATACATGTATGATTTAAACAAGAAATTTTCGAATCTAATTGAGTTTAAAAGGATGTTTTATTAA
- the pseI gene encoding pseudaminic acid synthase — protein sequence MSQFSIGKHIIGSNVKPFVIAEMSGNHNHSIERAFEIVDAAAEAGAHALKIQTYTSDTMTIEKSDGEFFISDPKSLWRGSSLYDLYKIAYTPWEWHKPIMDRCKEKGILCFSSPFDFTAVDFLEELNVPAYKIASFENVDLPLIKKVANTGKPIIVSTGMATVQEIADAVETIRSTGNEQIILLKCTSTYPATPETTNIITIPHMRELFGCEVGLSDHTMGIGVSVASVALGAVVIEKHFTIRREDGGVDSTFSMEPAELKALVIETERAWQAMGKINYGPTEKEKASLVFRRSLYVVEDIKAGDVITEKNVRSIRPGYGLPPKFFDVVMGKRVNRDVKRGTGLSWEMLG from the coding sequence ATGAGTCAATTTTCAATAGGGAAACATATCATAGGGAGTAACGTAAAACCATTTGTCATTGCAGAAATGTCGGGAAATCATAATCATTCAATTGAACGAGCATTTGAAATCGTTGATGCTGCCGCAGAAGCTGGTGCCCATGCGTTAAAAATTCAAACCTATACATCTGATACTATGACGATCGAGAAATCGGATGGAGAATTTTTTATTTCTGATCCAAAGAGCTTATGGAGGGGGAGTTCGCTATATGATTTATATAAAATAGCATATACTCCGTGGGAATGGCACAAGCCGATAATGGATAGATGTAAAGAGAAAGGAATTCTCTGTTTTAGTAGTCCCTTTGATTTTACCGCAGTTGATTTTTTGGAAGAATTAAATGTGCCTGCTTACAAAATTGCTTCTTTCGAAAACGTGGATCTTCCTCTCATCAAAAAGGTAGCAAACACTGGTAAACCGATTATCGTTTCTACTGGAATGGCAACTGTGCAGGAAATTGCTGATGCAGTGGAAACTATTAGAAGCACTGGGAACGAACAAATTATTCTTTTAAAATGTACGAGTACGTATCCTGCAACTCCTGAGACTACGAATATAATCACTATTCCGCATATGCGTGAACTATTCGGATGTGAAGTCGGTCTTTCTGATCACACAATGGGGATTGGTGTTTCTGTTGCAAGTGTTGCCTTAGGTGCGGTTGTGATCGAAAAACATTTTACCATAAGAAGAGAGGATGGAGGAGTCGATTCTACATTTTCGATGGAACCAGCAGAGTTGAAAGCCCTCGTCATTGAGACGGAAAGGGCATGGCAGGCAATGGGTAAAATTAATTACGGACCTACCGAAAAAGAGAAAGCATCGTTAGTGTTTCGAAGGTCTTTGTATGTCGTTGAAGATATAAAAGCTGGCGACGTGATCACTGAAAAAAATGTGAGGAGCATACGTCCAGGTTATGGATTGCCACCGAAATTTTTTGATGTCGTGATGGGTAAGAGAGTGAACCGGGATGTGAAGAGGGGAACGGGTTTAAGTTGGGAGATGTTGGGGTGA
- a CDS encoding methionyl-tRNA formyltransferase, with protein sequence MSSYLVASVGSWNRELYEKYSSNIDGNWRFVDTPDKLVTELKDFSPKFIFFPHWRWIVPEDIINNYECVCFHMTDVPYGRGGSPLQNLILAGNQNTVLTALRMEKGLDSGPVYLKLPLSLDGSARQIYLRASELSWEIIKKLVTESHQPFPQKGEPTFFKRRKPEESELPSDLDIGRLYNFIRMLDADDYPYAFINYGNYKLCFNEADFSNGKLTAKVEFILKGSNDK encoded by the coding sequence ATGTCATCATATTTGGTAGCAAGTGTTGGGAGCTGGAACAGGGAGCTTTACGAAAAATATTCCTCTAACATAGATGGAAATTGGCGATTTGTAGACACACCAGATAAATTAGTAACCGAACTTAAGGATTTCAGTCCAAAATTCATTTTCTTTCCCCATTGGCGTTGGATTGTCCCTGAGGATATTATAAATAATTATGAATGTGTTTGTTTCCATATGACTGATGTTCCATACGGTAGAGGAGGTTCTCCTCTTCAAAATTTGATCTTAGCAGGAAATCAAAATACTGTTTTAACAGCGTTGAGGATGGAGAAAGGTTTAGATTCAGGACCAGTGTATCTCAAACTGCCACTGAGCCTAGATGGTTCTGCTCGGCAAATATACTTAAGAGCATCAGAGCTAAGTTGGGAAATTATTAAAAAATTAGTGACAGAATCACATCAACCTTTTCCTCAAAAAGGTGAACCTACGTTTTTTAAGAGAAGAAAGCCAGAAGAAAGCGAGTTACCAAGTGACTTAGATATTGGTAGACTTTATAACTTTATCAGAATGCTTGATGCAGATGATTATCCTTATGCATTTATTAACTATGGTAATTATAAGTTGTGCTTCAATGAAGCCGACTTTTCGAATGGCAAACTAACCGCAAAAGTAGAATTTATTTTAAAAGGTAGTAACGATAAATGA
- a CDS encoding PIG-L deacetylase family protein: MKKTILTIAAHPDDEILGCGGTMARLSEEGHNVHILILAEGLTSRQVIRDRNSKVTELGDLAISAKKSAEVVGAKSIELLDFPDNRMDSIDRLDVIKVIEEKLDELNPSLVFTHFGNDLNIDHRVVNEAVVTACRPIPGHSVRELYFFEVPSSTEWQIQNGIYFQPNVFFELGNSHIKKKKEALLSYDSEMRNFPHARSIEAVEALAKWRGASIGANFAEAFIAGRVIK, encoded by the coding sequence ATGAAGAAGACTATACTTACAATAGCCGCACACCCTGATGATGAGATTTTGGGCTGCGGTGGTACAATGGCTAGGCTTTCGGAGGAAGGTCACAACGTTCATATTTTAATTTTGGCAGAAGGATTGACTAGTAGGCAAGTAATTCGTGATAGAAATTCCAAAGTTACGGAGTTAGGTGATTTAGCTATTTCAGCAAAAAAATCTGCGGAAGTCGTAGGAGCAAAATCAATTGAATTGTTGGATTTTCCCGATAATCGAATGGATTCAATTGATAGATTGGATGTTATAAAGGTTATCGAAGAAAAATTAGATGAATTGAACCCATCGCTCGTTTTCACCCACTTTGGAAATGACTTAAATATTGATCATAGAGTTGTTAACGAAGCTGTCGTTACAGCCTGCAGACCAATTCCAGGTCATTCGGTAAGAGAACTCTATTTTTTTGAGGTTCCTTCTAGTACTGAGTGGCAAATTCAGAATGGTATATATTTTCAACCTAATGTATTTTTTGAGCTAGGAAATTCACATATCAAAAAGAAAAAAGAGGCACTTTTGTCTTACGATTCCGAAATGCGGAATTTTCCACACGCTCGTTCAATTGAAGCTGTTGAGGCTCTGGCAAAGTGGCGAGGAGCTTCAATTGGAGCAAATTTTGCCGAAGCGTTTATTGCAGGAAGAGTTATTAAGTAA
- a CDS encoding GNAT family N-acetyltransferase — protein sequence MDFHLRPVSISDCELLFGWVNEPEVRKNSFDSKPIEWKNHLVWFENKIKDKNSIILILESEKKPIGQIRFDKENKTKTYRIDFSVDARYRGKGLGNHIIKLGCEYLENQLLKNKISLIGEVKTENIASQKSFLSNGFKINSKGSNKIVFEKNI from the coding sequence TTGGACTTTCACCTCCGACCTGTTTCCATTTCTGACTGCGAACTTCTGTTTGGTTGGGTTAACGAACCTGAAGTTAGAAAAAATTCGTTTGATTCGAAGCCGATCGAATGGAAGAATCATCTAGTTTGGTTTGAAAATAAAATTAAAGATAAAAATTCAATAATACTTATTTTAGAATCTGAAAAAAAGCCAATCGGTCAGATCCGATTTGATAAAGAGAATAAAACAAAAACTTATAGAATTGACTTTTCAGTAGATGCAAGATACCGGGGCAAAGGATTGGGAAATCATATAATTAAATTAGGATGCGAGTATTTAGAAAATCAGTTATTGAAGAACAAAATCTCTTTAATTGGAGAGGTTAAAACAGAGAATATTGCATCTCAAAAGAGCTTCCTTTCAAATGGTTTTAAAATTAACTCTAAAGGCTCGAATAAGATAGTATTTGAAAAAAATATTTAA